Proteins encoded by one window of Cyanobium sp. NS01:
- a CDS encoding NAD(P)H-quinone oxidoreductase subunit L translates to MSLLGLLGALPSGVLPVLALYVALGGAYLVVIPLALYAWMVKRWTVMGKVERFGIYGLVFLFFPGLILFAPFINLRMAGQAAR, encoded by the coding sequence CTTGGTCTTCTGGGAGCGCTGCCCTCCGGGGTGCTGCCGGTGCTCGCCCTCTACGTCGCCCTCGGCGGGGCCTATCTGGTGGTGATCCCCCTGGCCCTGTACGCCTGGATGGTCAAGCGCTGGACAGTGATGGGCAAAGTGGAGCGCTTCGGGATCTATGGACTGGTGTTCCTGTTCTTCCCTGGCCTGATTCTGTTCGCGCCATTCATCAATCTGCGCATGGCCGGCCAGGCTGCCCGATGA